A region of Bacillus cabrialesii DNA encodes the following proteins:
- the fliL gene encoding flagellar basal body-associated protein FliL has protein sequence MKKKLMIILLIILIVIGALGAAAYFVLGGKSEKSEAKKSIDEIVASSVDVEEITTNLKSDNIVRLAIKLETDSDKSKEELEKRDFQVKDAVISLLADTNANEIEGDKGKEAFKKELKGKINSYLQEGKVEKVYITSFNLQ, from the coding sequence ATGAAGAAAAAATTAATGATCATTTTACTAATTATTCTTATCGTAATTGGTGCTCTCGGGGCGGCGGCTTATTTTGTTTTAGGCGGAAAGTCCGAAAAAAGTGAAGCGAAAAAAAGTATCGATGAAATCGTTGCATCTTCTGTTGATGTAGAAGAGATTACAACAAATTTAAAGTCTGATAACATTGTCCGGCTTGCCATTAAACTTGAAACTGACTCTGATAAATCAAAAGAGGAACTTGAAAAACGCGATTTTCAAGTCAAGGACGCTGTAATATCACTGTTGGCTGATACGAATGCTAATGAGATTGAGGGAGACAAGGGAAAAGAAGCCTTTAAGAAGGAACTAAAAGGTAAAATAAATAGCTACCTCCAAGAAGGAAAAGTAGAAAAAGTGTATATTACCTCCTTTAATCTGCAATAA
- the flgD gene encoding flagellar hook assembly protein FlgD produces the protein MTSISSEYKLPEKTSTVSTSNSSLGKDEFLKILMTQVQNQDPLNPVDDKEFISQMATFSSLEQMMNLNTTMTQFVENQDPFTTYLDWMGKEVSWTADGGATEKTGTVSSVKQSKGKYYLVLNDGTEISPSNVLSVAQSSK, from the coding sequence ATGACATCTATCAGTTCAGAATATAAGCTGCCTGAAAAAACAAGCACCGTATCGACTAGCAATAGCAGCTTGGGGAAAGATGAATTCTTAAAAATATTAATGACCCAAGTCCAAAACCAAGATCCGCTTAACCCGGTTGATGACAAAGAATTTATCAGTCAGATGGCGACTTTTTCAAGCCTGGAACAAATGATGAATCTGAATACCACAATGACTCAGTTCGTCGAAAATCAAGATCCGTTTACTACGTACCTTGATTGGATGGGTAAGGAAGTTTCTTGGACTGCTGACGGAGGAGCAACAGAAAAAACAGGCACAGTAAGTTCAGTAAAACAGTCAAAAGGAAAATATTATCTTGTTCTTAATGATGGTACTGAAATCAGCCCGTCGAATGTGTTGTCTGTAGCACAGTCTTCTAAATAA
- the fliE gene encoding flagellar hook-basal body complex protein FliE gives MINAISPFQVQNTQNTQNATNQVNNSQKTDSSNQTSFSELLKNSISSLNESQVASDNMTNALAAGKDVNLDEVMIAAQKASISLTAATEFRNKAVEAYQEIMRMQM, from the coding sequence GTGATTAATGCAATTTCTCCTTTTCAGGTTCAAAATACTCAAAACACTCAAAATGCAACAAATCAAGTAAACAATAGCCAAAAAACAGATTCTTCAAATCAAACAAGCTTTTCGGAGCTTTTAAAAAACTCTATTAGTTCGTTAAATGAGTCCCAAGTAGCTTCTGACAACATGACTAATGCCTTAGCAGCAGGAAAAGATGTAAATCTTGATGAGGTCATGATCGCCGCTCAAAAAGCAAGCATCTCTCTAACTGCAGCAACAGAGTTCCGCAATAAAGCTGTGGAAGCTTATCAGGAGATTATGAGAATGCAAATGTAG
- a CDS encoding MotE family protein codes for MSGKKKESGKFRSVLLIIILPLMFLLIAGGIVLWAAGVNVLKPIQEAAAKTPVLKELVPETENKKDTATSKDSSNTAALEKTIKDQKSEISILNKDLETSKSEIDRLNQKIRSLEKTAEDQKKSSEDSTDKTSSSNSSSENDKVISVYKSMDSGKAAKIIAQLKEQEALKILNGLSKKQLADILAKMTPEQAATYTEKIAASQE; via the coding sequence ATGTCCGGCAAAAAGAAAGAATCAGGTAAGTTCCGTTCGGTTTTGCTTATCATTATCCTTCCGCTGATGTTTCTTTTAATCGCAGGGGGGATTGTTCTTTGGGCTGCTGGTGTCAATGTTTTAAAGCCGATACAGGAAGCTGCGGCAAAAACGCCGGTTCTTAAAGAATTGGTTCCTGAAACCGAAAATAAAAAAGACACAGCAACAAGTAAGGATAGCAGTAATACGGCAGCTCTGGAAAAGACCATTAAGGATCAGAAAAGTGAAATCAGTATATTGAATAAAGATTTAGAAACAAGTAAATCTGAAATTGACAGGCTCAATCAAAAGATCCGTTCACTTGAAAAGACGGCGGAGGATCAAAAAAAGTCATCAGAAGATAGTACCGACAAAACATCAAGCTCAAATTCTTCTTCGGAAAATGACAAAGTGATCAGTGTATATAAAAGCATGGACAGCGGAAAGGCTGCTAAAATTATTGCCCAATTAAAGGAGCAAGAAGCGCTGAAAATATTGAATGGCCTAAGCAAAAAGCAGCTTGCCGACATATTGGCGAAAATGACTCCTGAGCAAGCGGCAACTTATACAGAAAAAATTGCTGCCAGCCAAGAATAG
- the fliI gene encoding flagellar protein export ATPase FliI, translating to MKTQSLIDCIEMTDSYKRYGKVKRVIGLMIESKGPASSIGDVCLIYAKGQSGKVIKAEVVGFQEENILLMPYLEAASIAPGSIVEATGESLRVKVGAGLIGQVIDAFGKPLDGKLLPKGLSPVSTEQSPPNPMKRPPIREKMGVGVRSIDSLLTVGKGQRIGIFAGSGVGKSTLMGMIAKQTEADLNVIALVGERGREVREFIEKDLGEEGLKRSIVVVATSDQPALMRLKAAYTATAIAEYFRDKGQNVMFMMDSVTRVAMAQREIGLAAGEPPTTKGYTPSVFAILPRLLERTGANEHGTITAFYTVLVDGDDMNEPIADTVRGILDGHIVLDRALANKGQFPAVNVLKSISRVMSNISTRQHLDAANKFRELLSTYQNSEDLINIGAYKRGSSREIDEAIQFYPQLIQFLKQGTDESAVLEESIAGLTSLTGNEE from the coding sequence ATGAAGACACAGAGTCTGATAGATTGTATAGAAATGACCGACTCGTATAAACGGTACGGAAAAGTCAAACGGGTGATCGGCCTGATGATTGAATCAAAAGGTCCTGCAAGCTCAATTGGCGATGTGTGCCTGATTTATGCAAAAGGGCAGTCTGGGAAAGTCATTAAAGCTGAAGTTGTCGGCTTCCAGGAAGAAAATATTTTGCTTATGCCTTATTTAGAGGCTGCAAGCATTGCGCCCGGCAGTATTGTAGAAGCTACTGGTGAATCTCTTCGGGTTAAAGTCGGAGCCGGATTGATCGGACAGGTCATCGATGCTTTTGGCAAGCCGCTTGACGGAAAACTTCTGCCAAAAGGGCTTTCGCCTGTATCAACGGAGCAATCACCGCCCAACCCGATGAAACGGCCGCCTATTCGTGAAAAAATGGGTGTCGGCGTCAGATCAATTGACAGCTTACTGACAGTCGGCAAAGGCCAGCGGATTGGCATTTTTGCAGGAAGCGGTGTCGGAAAAAGCACATTAATGGGGATGATCGCCAAGCAGACAGAGGCTGACTTAAACGTTATTGCACTTGTCGGTGAACGCGGGCGAGAGGTTCGGGAGTTTATTGAAAAAGATCTTGGGGAAGAGGGGCTGAAACGATCGATTGTAGTCGTTGCCACCTCAGATCAGCCCGCTTTAATGAGATTGAAAGCGGCCTACACAGCGACGGCGATTGCCGAGTATTTCCGCGATAAAGGCCAAAATGTCATGTTTATGATGGATTCTGTTACAAGGGTGGCAATGGCGCAGCGTGAAATTGGATTGGCTGCCGGAGAGCCTCCGACAACAAAAGGCTATACACCTTCTGTGTTCGCTATTTTACCTCGTTTATTAGAGCGAACCGGTGCAAATGAGCACGGTACCATTACGGCGTTTTATACAGTATTGGTAGACGGGGATGACATGAATGAGCCGATTGCTGACACTGTTCGCGGGATTTTAGACGGACATATTGTGTTGGACAGAGCGCTAGCCAATAAAGGCCAGTTTCCTGCAGTTAATGTGCTAAAAAGCATCAGCAGGGTGATGTCAAACATATCGACAAGACAACATCTGGATGCGGCGAATAAATTCCGTGAACTTTTATCGACATATCAAAATTCGGAAGATCTCATTAATATCGGAGCTTACAAAAGAGGATCCTCAAGAGAAATTGATGAAGCAATACAATTTTATCCGCAGCTTATTCAATTTTTAAAACAAGGAACAGATGAATCAGCAGTATTGGAAGAAAGCATTGCTGGATTAACTAGTTTGACAGGAAATGAGGAATAA
- the fliF gene encoding flagellar basal-body MS-ring/collar protein FliF: protein MNRTLMQMKNKTSEFWKNRSKLQKILMISALAAIIIIGIIISVFASSTKMAPLYKDLSAEEAGQIKEQLDAKKVPNELSNGGTVISVPEDQVDSLKVQMAAEGLPKTGSIDYSFFGQNAGFGLTDNEFDMVKVKATQTELSNLINEMDGIKNSKVMINLPKDAVFVGEEQSAASASIVLQIQPGYTLDQSQINGLYHLVSKSVPNLKEDNIVIMDQNSTYYDKSDSDAGSYADSYSSQQGIKSQVEKDIQKHVQSLLGTMMGQDKVVVSVTADIDFTKENRTEDIVEPVDKENMEGIAVSAEKVSETYQGDGAANGGTAGTGDEDVTNYKAEGENTESGNYEKSSNKINYEVNRIHKEIAESPYKVRDLGIQVMVEPPDAKNTASLSTERQDDIQKILSTVVRTSLDKDAAQNQNLSDEDINNKIVVSVQPFDGKVNLDTSTEKSSSIPLWAYIAGGVLIAAIIVLIIMLVRKKRAQEDEFEEYEYEVPQEPINLPDINEDENETAETVRRKQLEKMAKDKPEDFAKLLRSWLAED from the coding sequence ATGAATCGTACTCTAATGCAAATGAAAAACAAAACGAGTGAGTTTTGGAAAAATAGATCTAAATTACAAAAGATTTTAATGATTAGTGCTTTAGCGGCAATTATTATAATTGGAATTATTATTAGTGTTTTTGCTTCCAGTACAAAGATGGCGCCGCTGTACAAAGATTTGTCTGCCGAAGAAGCAGGGCAAATCAAAGAACAACTAGATGCAAAAAAAGTGCCGAACGAACTTTCGAATGGCGGTACAGTGATTAGCGTTCCGGAGGATCAGGTTGATTCATTGAAAGTGCAGATGGCTGCAGAAGGACTTCCTAAAACCGGATCAATTGATTATTCGTTTTTTGGACAGAATGCCGGCTTTGGTTTGACAGACAATGAGTTTGATATGGTGAAAGTGAAAGCAACACAGACAGAACTGTCAAATTTGATCAATGAAATGGACGGTATCAAAAATTCAAAAGTAATGATTAACCTCCCGAAAGACGCTGTGTTTGTCGGTGAGGAGCAATCAGCAGCATCGGCCTCAATCGTTCTGCAGATTCAACCGGGTTATACACTTGATCAAAGCCAGATCAACGGATTGTATCATCTGGTATCGAAAAGTGTGCCGAACCTAAAAGAAGATAACATCGTCATCATGGACCAAAATTCTACATACTACGACAAATCAGACAGTGATGCAGGGTCCTACGCGGATAGTTATTCTTCTCAGCAAGGAATTAAGTCTCAAGTTGAAAAAGACATTCAAAAACATGTTCAGTCATTGCTTGGAACGATGATGGGACAAGATAAAGTCGTTGTCTCCGTTACAGCAGACATTGATTTCACAAAAGAAAACCGCACAGAAGACATTGTCGAACCTGTTGATAAAGAAAACATGGAAGGCATTGCAGTCAGCGCGGAAAAGGTATCGGAAACTTACCAGGGTGACGGTGCAGCCAATGGCGGAACTGCCGGAACCGGCGACGAAGATGTAACAAACTATAAAGCTGAAGGCGAAAATACCGAAAGCGGAAATTATGAAAAGAGCAGCAATAAAATCAATTACGAGGTTAACCGAATTCATAAAGAAATCGCTGAAAGCCCTTATAAGGTCAGAGATTTAGGAATTCAAGTCATGGTAGAGCCGCCTGATGCCAAAAACACAGCGTCGCTATCAACTGAAAGACAGGACGATATTCAAAAAATCCTTTCAACTGTTGTCAGAACATCACTGGATAAAGATGCTGCACAAAACCAGAACCTTTCTGATGAAGATATTAATAATAAAATTGTGGTCTCCGTTCAGCCGTTTGACGGAAAAGTCAACTTGGATACGAGTACGGAAAAATCCTCAAGTATCCCGCTGTGGGCATATATCGCAGGCGGTGTTTTAATCGCAGCGATCATTGTTCTGATCATTATGCTTGTCAGAAAGAAACGGGCGCAAGAGGATGAATTTGAGGAATATGAGTATGAGGTTCCTCAAGAACCAATCAATTTGCCTGATATTAACGAAGATGAAAATGAAACAGCGGAAACAGTCAGACGAAAACAGCTTGAAAAGATGGCGAAAGACAAGCCGGAAGATTTTGCTAAACTGCTGAGAAGCTGGCTGGCCGAGGATTAG
- the flgG gene encoding flagellar basal body rod protein FlgG — protein sequence MLRSLYSGISGMKNFQTKLDVIGNNIANVNTVGFKKSRVTFKDMVSQTIAGGSAAGATIGGTNSKQIGLGSSSGTIDTIHSTSATQSTGRTLDLAIDGDGYFRIDTGDGTAYTRAGNFYLDNTGTLVTGDGYHVLNMDGGTIKIPTDAQSFSIGSDGKVSIVDAGGQPQDGGQIGIVTFANSDGLDKIGSNLYRQSLNSGTASAANQPGDGGTGALKSGFIEMSNVDLTDEFTEMIVAQRGFQSNSKIITTSDEILQELVNLKR from the coding sequence ATGTTACGTTCACTTTATTCTGGAATCAGCGGTATGAAAAACTTTCAAACAAAGCTTGACGTTATCGGCAATAACATTGCCAACGTGAATACAGTAGGATTCAAAAAAAGCCGTGTTACCTTTAAAGATATGGTAAGCCAAACGATTGCCGGCGGTTCTGCGGCTGGTGCCACGATCGGCGGTACGAACTCTAAGCAGATCGGTTTAGGTTCATCATCTGGCACAATTGATACAATTCATTCAACAAGCGCAACACAAAGCACAGGAAGAACACTTGATTTAGCAATTGACGGCGACGGTTATTTCCGCATTGATACAGGCGACGGAACAGCTTATACAAGAGCTGGAAACTTCTATTTAGATAACACCGGGACATTGGTGACAGGTGATGGCTACCATGTATTAAATATGGATGGCGGAACAATTAAAATTCCTACTGATGCACAAAGCTTCAGTATTGGTTCTGATGGAAAGGTTTCAATTGTTGATGCGGGCGGCCAACCTCAAGACGGCGGACAAATCGGGATTGTTACATTTGCAAACAGTGACGGTTTAGACAAAATTGGAAGCAACTTGTATCGTCAATCTTTAAACTCTGGAACAGCCAGCGCAGCCAACCAGCCTGGTGATGGCGGTACAGGTGCTCTTAAATCAGGGTTTATCGAAATGTCTAACGTTGATTTAACTGACGAATTTACTGAAATGATCGTTGCCCAGCGCGGATTCCAATCAAACTCGAAGATTATTACAACATCTGATGAAATCCTTCAAGAACTGGTTAACCTTAAACGTTAA
- the swrD gene encoding swarming motility protein SwrD — protein MIKVTRLNGQPFTLNALFIEQIECFPDTTITLSNGKKFVVKEDEEAVLEKIASFYRNIQIFSMDQGIEEPE, from the coding sequence ATGATTAAAGTAACCCGTTTGAATGGGCAGCCCTTTACACTGAATGCGCTATTTATTGAACAGATTGAATGCTTTCCGGATACTACAATCACTCTGTCAAACGGTAAGAAGTTTGTAGTAAAAGAAGATGAAGAAGCTGTTCTTGAAAAAATCGCATCTTTTTACCGAAACATACAAATATTTTCAATGGACCAAGGAATAGAGGAACCGGAATGA
- the fliG gene encoding flagellar motor switch protein FliG, which produces MARRDQDKLTGKQKAAILMISLGLDVSASVYKHLTDEEIERLTLEISGVRSVDHQKKDEIIEEFHNIAIAQDYISQGGLSYARQVLEKALGEDKAENILNRLTSSLQVKPFDFARKAEPEQILNFIQQEHPQTMALILSYLDPVQAGQILSELNPEVQAEVARRIAVMDRTSPEIINEVERILEQKLSSAFTQDYTQTGGIEAVVEVLNGVDRGTEKTILDSLEIQDPDLAEEIKKRMFVFEDIVTLDNRAIQRVIRDVENDDLLLSLKVASEEVKEIVFNNMSQRMVETFKEEMEFMGPVRLKDVEEAQSRIVSIVRKLEEAGEIVIARGGGDDIIV; this is translated from the coding sequence ATGGCGAGACGTGATCAAGATAAGCTTACAGGAAAACAAAAAGCAGCCATTCTCATGATTTCCTTGGGGTTAGATGTGTCAGCTTCTGTATATAAGCACTTAACCGATGAAGAAATTGAAAGGCTTACCCTGGAAATATCAGGTGTCCGAAGTGTCGATCATCAAAAAAAGGATGAAATTATAGAAGAATTCCATAATATAGCCATTGCGCAAGATTATATTTCTCAAGGCGGTCTGAGCTATGCGAGACAAGTCCTTGAGAAGGCGCTTGGAGAAGATAAGGCGGAAAACATTCTAAACAGGCTGACTTCTTCTTTACAGGTTAAACCATTTGATTTTGCCAGAAAAGCGGAGCCTGAACAAATTTTAAATTTTATCCAGCAAGAGCATCCGCAGACGATGGCTTTAATCTTGTCTTATTTAGATCCTGTACAAGCCGGGCAAATTTTATCTGAGCTGAATCCTGAAGTGCAGGCCGAGGTCGCAAGAAGAATCGCGGTCATGGACAGAACGTCACCTGAAATTATTAATGAAGTAGAACGGATTTTGGAACAAAAATTATCTTCTGCATTTACTCAGGATTATACACAAACAGGTGGAATTGAAGCTGTTGTTGAAGTGCTAAACGGAGTAGACAGAGGAACAGAGAAGACGATCTTGGATTCATTGGAAATTCAGGATCCCGATCTTGCTGAAGAAATTAAAAAGCGGATGTTTGTCTTCGAAGATATTGTTACACTTGATAACCGCGCGATTCAGAGAGTCATTCGCGATGTTGAGAACGACGATCTGCTCCTTTCATTAAAGGTTGCAAGCGAGGAAGTCAAAGAAATTGTATTCAACAATATGTCACAGCGTATGGTTGAAACCTTCAAAGAAGAAATGGAATTTATGGGTCCTGTACGCTTGAAAGATGTAGAAGAAGCTCAATCCAGAATTGTAAGCATCGTCAGAAAGCTTGAAGAAGCCGGTGAAATTGTGATAGCAAGAGGCGGAGGGGACGATATTATTGTCTAA
- the fliJ gene encoding flagellar export protein FliJ translates to MAYQFRFQKLLELKENEKDQFLSEYQQSVSEFENVAEKLYENMSKKELLEQNKEKKLKSGMSVQEMRHYQQFVSNLENTIYHYQKLVIMKRNQMNQKQEILTEKNIEVKKFEKMREKQFEMFALEDKAAEMKEMDDISIKQFMIQGH, encoded by the coding sequence GTGGCTTATCAATTTAGATTCCAAAAGCTGCTGGAACTAAAAGAAAATGAGAAAGATCAATTTTTATCCGAGTATCAGCAATCAGTTTCTGAATTTGAAAATGTTGCAGAAAAATTATATGAGAATATGAGCAAAAAGGAATTGCTTGAACAAAATAAGGAAAAGAAATTGAAAAGCGGCATGAGTGTACAAGAAATGAGGCATTATCAGCAATTTGTCTCAAATCTTGAAAATACGATTTATCACTATCAAAAGCTTGTCATTATGAAAAGAAATCAAATGAATCAAAAACAAGAAATTTTGACTGAAAAAAATATTGAAGTAAAAAAGTTTGAAAAAATGCGTGAAAAACAGTTTGAAATGTTTGCTCTTGAAGACAAAGCTGCAGAGATGAAAGAAATGGACGATATTTCGATTAAGCAGTTTATGATTCAAGGCCATTAG
- the fliH gene encoding flagellar assembly protein FliH yields MSNIIKQETSFSPQKERRKLSIQEVRIDHSHLLQAEENPEALMARVKAEADRISDQANSHIENIRRQIEQEKNDWAAEKQKLIEAAKAEGFEQGMALGKAEALQQYAELINRANSITEMSRKAVEDKLEDANEEIVELAVALAKKVWQQKSDDKEAFLLLVQQVVNEVKEYDDISIYVDPYYYETIFQQKDEIQQLLYKECRLGIYADEKAPKGSCYIETPFGRVDASVDTQLMQLKDKLLTALEAGAAE; encoded by the coding sequence TTGTCTAATATCATTAAACAAGAAACATCTTTTTCTCCACAAAAGGAAAGAAGAAAACTCTCTATACAAGAGGTGCGTATCGATCATTCTCACCTCTTGCAGGCTGAAGAGAATCCGGAAGCGCTTATGGCCCGGGTGAAAGCGGAAGCTGACCGTATTTCTGATCAGGCGAACAGCCATATAGAAAATATTCGCCGTCAAATTGAGCAGGAAAAAAATGATTGGGCGGCTGAAAAACAGAAGCTTATTGAGGCAGCAAAAGCTGAGGGCTTTGAACAAGGTATGGCATTAGGCAAAGCGGAGGCGCTTCAACAGTATGCAGAGCTTATCAATCGGGCGAACAGCATAACTGAAATGTCCAGAAAAGCTGTTGAGGATAAGCTTGAAGACGCTAATGAAGAGATCGTTGAGCTTGCCGTCGCACTAGCTAAAAAAGTATGGCAGCAAAAATCTGATGATAAAGAGGCTTTTCTCCTGCTTGTACAACAGGTTGTAAACGAAGTTAAGGAATATGACGATATATCTATATATGTGGATCCTTATTACTATGAGACAATCTTTCAGCAAAAAGATGAAATTCAGCAGCTTCTTTATAAAGAATGTCGGCTTGGCATATATGCTGATGAAAAAGCCCCAAAAGGATCATGCTATATTGAAACTCCTTTTGGCAGGGTAGATGCGAGTGTTGACACACAATTGATGCAGTTGAAAGATAAACTTCTGACAGCGCTGGAAGCTGGTGCAGCTGAATGA
- a CDS encoding flagellar hook-length control protein FliK, which produces MKLLELAGPLLQTTAGTAAKTINSSQGVFQNWLMSEAGSKETSEQGKGTPISGDQLVADALKKISDWLISSPEDQDKQKAELLQTLNKLAGKQLDETAQQMLQNLLQAVESKMSGGANQLLAEAEKIISKGKTALPANDSAIDINEKLKSDTEQSSQENEVSVNDKELVLIQMFISQLLEVKKLTDRGNGNEAHGIYQNGDQFLSALEKKGVSQQLIQDLKQQIFTKDESSSKLYSMTASELKSFQSLMEQMSMLPQKGTKEWSLAESQLKAFLLSKSSESSQDFGRRVLAPLSQSSTSKSASDASGTIQSLDNKSGLQMLFSGYRSTGGVQILDLQQMSSELPAAETKTVADQVISAWKQMKYTPFGRSTGSFTIRLNPEHLGFVTIKLTNENGMFQSKIIASSQSAKELLEQHLPQLKQSLPNMAVQIDRFTLPVQSGDQPIYGQLADEQKQQQEGQRQQRQKKQSNDFGDLLDEVAKVEMEEEE; this is translated from the coding sequence GTGAAGCTGCTTGAATTGGCGGGACCTTTGCTGCAAACCACAGCGGGTACTGCGGCTAAAACCATAAATAGTAGCCAGGGAGTTTTTCAAAACTGGCTTATGTCTGAGGCCGGATCGAAAGAAACCTCAGAACAAGGAAAAGGAACTCCTATTTCCGGAGATCAGCTTGTAGCAGATGCACTTAAAAAGATTAGTGATTGGCTCATTTCAAGTCCTGAAGATCAAGACAAACAAAAGGCGGAACTTTTGCAAACATTAAACAAATTAGCTGGGAAGCAGTTGGATGAAACTGCTCAGCAAATGCTGCAGAATCTGCTGCAAGCAGTTGAATCAAAAATGTCCGGCGGGGCGAATCAATTACTCGCAGAAGCGGAGAAAATCATTTCAAAAGGTAAAACGGCCTTGCCTGCCAATGATTCTGCTATTGACATTAATGAAAAACTGAAGTCTGATACAGAGCAATCAAGCCAGGAGAATGAAGTATCTGTGAATGATAAAGAACTTGTCCTTATACAGATGTTTATTAGTCAGCTGTTAGAAGTGAAGAAGCTGACTGACCGCGGGAATGGCAATGAAGCTCATGGCATTTACCAGAATGGAGATCAATTTCTTTCTGCATTAGAAAAAAAGGGCGTATCTCAACAGCTAATTCAGGATCTTAAACAGCAAATATTCACTAAAGATGAGTCGAGTTCAAAACTTTATTCGATGACAGCGTCAGAGCTGAAAAGTTTTCAAAGCTTAATGGAACAAATGTCTATGCTTCCTCAAAAAGGGACAAAAGAATGGAGTTTAGCTGAAAGCCAGCTGAAAGCTTTCTTGTTATCGAAATCATCCGAATCATCGCAAGACTTTGGCAGACGTGTTCTCGCACCGCTCTCACAGAGTTCAACCAGTAAAAGTGCATCGGATGCGTCTGGAACTATTCAGTCTTTAGATAATAAATCAGGACTCCAAATGCTATTTTCAGGGTACCGGAGCACTGGAGGAGTTCAAATACTTGATTTGCAGCAGATGTCATCTGAATTACCGGCTGCCGAAACCAAAACGGTGGCTGATCAAGTGATCAGTGCGTGGAAGCAGATGAAATATACGCCATTCGGCAGATCGACGGGAAGTTTCACTATTCGGCTGAATCCTGAACACTTAGGATTTGTCACAATCAAGCTGACAAATGAAAATGGGATGTTTCAGAGTAAAATCATTGCATCGAGCCAATCAGCAAAAGAGCTGCTTGAACAGCATCTTCCACAGCTAAAGCAATCATTGCCGAATATGGCCGTCCAAATTGATCGTTTTACGCTCCCGGTCCAAAGCGGGGATCAGCCGATATACGGCCAGCTTGCTGATGAACAGAAACAGCAGCAAGAGGGACAGAGACAGCAAAGACAGAAAAAGCAATCAAATGATTTCGGTGATCTGCTCGATGAAGTGGCTAAGGTTGAAATGGAGGAAGAAGAATGA
- the flgC gene encoding flagellar basal body rod protein FlgC, with the protein MTAFHSLNVSASALTAQRVRMDVVSSNLANMDTTRAKQVNGEWVPYRRKMVSLQSKGESFSSILNSQMSGSGNAGNGVKVSKVTEDDSEFNLVYDPTNPDANAEGYVQKPNVDPLKEMVDLVSSTRSYEANVTAMNATKGMLMKALEIGK; encoded by the coding sequence ATGACAGCTTTTCATAGCTTAAATGTTTCAGCATCAGCTTTAACAGCTCAGCGTGTCAGAATGGACGTTGTATCGTCTAACTTGGCTAATATGGATACGACAAGAGCTAAGCAGGTGAATGGAGAGTGGGTGCCTTACAGAAGAAAAATGGTCTCCCTACAGTCAAAAGGTGAATCGTTCTCTTCCATTCTTAACTCACAAATGAGCGGAAGCGGCAATGCTGGAAACGGTGTAAAGGTTTCAAAAGTCACAGAAGATGATTCGGAATTTAATCTTGTCTATGATCCGACAAACCCTGATGCAAATGCTGAAGGTTATGTACAAAAGCCTAATGTTGATCCGTTGAAAGAAATGGTTGACCTTGTCAGCAGCACAAGATCATACGAGGCGAATGTCACGGCGATGAATGCCACAAAGGGAATGCTGATGAAGGCGTTAGAAATCGGAAAGTAA